From the Micromonospora echinofusca genome, the window GCGCCGCCGACATCGGCGAGCCGCCCGCCTGGCCGGGCGCGGGTGACGTGGTGAAGGTCAGCGCGGCCTGGCTGATCGACAAGGCCGGCTTCGGCAAGGGCCACCCGGGGCCGGAGGGCGTCGCCATCTCCAGCAAGCACACCCTCGCCCTGACCAACCGCAGCGGCACCGCCAGCACCGCCTCCCTGGTCGAGCTGGCCCGGGAGATCCGCGACGGCGTGCACCACCGCTTCGGCGTCACCCTCCACCCGGAGCCGATCCTCATCAACTGCACCATCTGACCGACCCGCCGCCAGCGGGGGCGACCGCCGGCCAGGGGAGGGTCAGTTCGCCGTGGCGCCAGCGGCGGGGGCCGTCGAGGATCGGCCAGCCCGCCTCGCGGATCGCGGACACCGCGCGCAGCCAGCGTTGGCGGGGGCCGTACGGGGCGTAGCCGGCGGCGGCCTGCCAGGCGTCGTCGAGGGCGCGGATCAGGTCGTGGATCCGCTCGCCGGGGACGTTGCGGTGGATCAGCGCCTTGGGCAGCCGTTCCGCCAGCTCCGCCGGGGTGTCCAGGGTGGCGAGCTTCGCGGCCAGGGTGAGCGTACGGGGGCCGTCGGCGTCGATCAGCAGCCAGCCGCCGAGCCGCCCCAACTCGTCGCAGGTGCCCTCGACCAGCAGCCCGCCCGGGGTCAGCCCCGCGGTCATGGTGCGCCAGGCGTCGGCGACCTCGTGCTCGTCGTACTGGCGCAGCACGTTGAACGCGCGGACCAGGGCGGGGCGCAGCCCGGCCAGCTCGAACCCGCCCCGGGCGAAGGTGAGCCCGGGCGGGTCGGCGGACGGCTGGGCGGCGGCGACGCGTACCGGATCGATCTCCAGCCCGACGACCCGTACGTCGGGGCGGACGGCGGTGGCGAGCCGGGTACGCAGTTCGACGGCGGTCACCGGGCTGGCGCCGTAGCCGAGGTCCACCACCAGCGGGTCGGCCGCCCCGCGCAGCGCCTCGCCGCAGGTCTCGACGATCCAGTTGTCCACCCGGCGCAGCCGGTTGGGGTTCGTGGTGCCCCGGGTGACCACGCCCAGCGGCCGGTGCCGCGCCGTGCCCGCCATCGTCGGTGACCGTCCGGGCCGGCTCAGCCGACCCGGTGCACCTTGTGCTGGGCGGCCTGGGCCAGCGGGCGTACGACGAGTCGGTCCACGTTGACGTGCTGCGGGCGGGTCGCGCACCAGGCGACGCAGTCGGCGACGTCCTCGGCGACCAGCGGTTCGGCGACCCCGGCGTAGACCGCCGCCGCCCGCTCGGTGTCCCCGGCGAAGCGGACCAGACCGAACTCGTCGGTGCGGACCATGCCGGGGTCGATCTCGATGACGCGCACCGGTCGGCCGCAGAGTTCCAGCCGCAGCGTGCCGGCGATCGCCGTCTGCGCGTGCTTCGCGGCGGCGTAGCCGCCCCCGCCCTCGTACACGGTGAAGCCGGCGGTCGAGGAGACGACCACGATGGTGCCGGCCCCGGACGCCTCCAGCGCGGGCAGCAGCGCCTGGGTGACGCGCAGTGTGCCGAGCACGTTGACGTCGTACATCCACTGCCAGTCGCCCACGGACCCGGACTCGACCGGATCCAGGCCGCGCGCGCCGCCGGCGTTGTTGACCAGCAGCGTCACCGGGCCCAGGGCCGCCGCCGCGTCGGCCAGGCCGGCCACCGACTCGTCGGAGGTGACGTCGCAGGCAACGGCGGTGGCCGCGCCGCCGGCGCCCTCGATCTCGGCCACCAGGGCGGCCAACCGGTCGGTACGCCGCGCGGCGGCGAGCACGTGGAATCCCTCGGCGGCGAGGCGGCGGGCGGTGGCCGCCCCGATCCCGCTGGACGCTCCGGTGACGACGGCGACAGAGGTCATCCGGTCATTCTCCCCGCGCTGCCGGGACGAATGCCGGCGGCGCGGTGATGAGGTCCGTCACGCCTGGGGGTCGCCCCGGCGCATTAGGTGTGCCCGATGGGGAAGATGACATCGGCCGAGGACGTTGTCCGTTAAGCGCCGGGCGTGCCGACGGCATAAACCGTGACAAAGGGAGCGGACGTGGCGGAGTTGCACACCGGTGTGGGTCGTCAGCGCGGTGCGCGACCGTGGCCC encodes:
- a CDS encoding class I SAM-dependent methyltransferase, whose translation is MAGTARHRPLGVVTRGTTNPNRLRRVDNWIVETCGEALRGAADPLVVDLGYGASPVTAVELRTRLATAVRPDVRVVGLEIDPVRVAAAQPSADPPGLTFARGGFELAGLRPALVRAFNVLRQYDEHEVADAWRTMTAGLTPGGLLVEGTCDELGRLGGWLLIDADGPRTLTLAAKLATLDTPAELAERLPKALIHRNVPGERIHDLIRALDDAWQAAAGYAPYGPRQRWLRAVSAIREAGWPILDGPRRWRHGELTLPWPAVAPAGGGSVRWCS
- a CDS encoding SDR family NAD(P)-dependent oxidoreductase codes for the protein MTSVAVVTGASSGIGAATARRLAAEGFHVLAAARRTDRLAALVAEIEGAGGAATAVACDVTSDESVAGLADAAAALGPVTLLVNNAGGARGLDPVESGSVGDWQWMYDVNVLGTLRVTQALLPALEASGAGTIVVVSSTAGFTVYEGGGGYAAAKHAQTAIAGTLRLELCGRPVRVIEIDPGMVRTDEFGLVRFAGDTERAAAVYAGVAEPLVAEDVADCVAWCATRPQHVNVDRLVVRPLAQAAQHKVHRVG